In Denitratisoma sp. DHT3, one DNA window encodes the following:
- a CDS encoding chorismate-binding protein — protein MKAWIDFPCEDGGRLCRSFSRPRQVLTAHRPGEVAPLLTAVERHGRAGGWAVGYVAYEAAPAFDPALRTRPPRPGRPLALFALYDEADATPAPLPAGAFRCGPWNMEMPRHAVEAEVAAIVEAIGDGRYYQVNLSARLTAVFEGEPGALFQALRLAQPDGYGAWFDGGDWQLLSVSPELFFDWTPAGELTTRPMKGTAPRDADPAVDAAARQALVASDKERAENLMIVDLLRNDLSRLARPGSVSVPRLFEVEALPTAWQMTSTVRCRTRADVGLADVFGALFPCGSVTGAPKVAAMAAIAEKEVSPRDAYCGAIGLVRPGGHAVFNVGIRTVSLERDLARGVAHCGIGSGVTWDSDPAAEYAEWLVKRRFLLRASAGFELLETLRLEDGCYWLLARHLARLADSARHFGFVCDEARVRQALADTAERHAAGAWRVRLRLDRRGAPTLERFPLEAAPAAAVVDVALATGRVDSTDEFLCHKTTERALYAPHAPLPDRFDTLMWNERGELTEFTRGNVVVELDGRRLTPALACGLLPGVLRAELLARGEIAEAVIRCEDLPRATGLWFINSVRGMLPARLVQAAEQTTDGDAP, from the coding sequence GTGAAAGCATGGATCGATTTTCCCTGTGAGGATGGTGGCCGGCTGTGCCGCTCCTTTTCCCGGCCGCGGCAGGTTCTGACCGCCCACCGGCCCGGCGAGGTGGCGCCGCTGCTGACGGCGGTCGAGCGTCATGGCCGCGCCGGCGGCTGGGCGGTGGGGTATGTCGCCTACGAGGCCGCGCCGGCCTTCGATCCGGCCTTGCGCACCCGGCCACCCCGGCCGGGCCGGCCTCTGGCGCTATTCGCGCTGTACGACGAGGCCGACGCGACACCGGCGCCGCTGCCGGCCGGTGCCTTCCGCTGCGGCCCCTGGAACATGGAAATGCCGCGCCACGCCGTCGAGGCCGAAGTGGCGGCCATCGTCGAGGCGATCGGGGACGGCCGCTACTACCAGGTGAATCTCAGCGCCCGTCTCACGGCTGTCTTCGAGGGCGAGCCGGGCGCACTGTTCCAGGCGCTGCGCCTGGCGCAGCCCGACGGCTATGGCGCCTGGTTCGACGGCGGCGACTGGCAACTGCTTTCCGTCTCCCCCGAATTGTTCTTCGACTGGACCCCGGCCGGCGAGCTCACTACCCGTCCAATGAAGGGCACCGCGCCGCGCGATGCCGACCCGGCCGTGGATGCCGCCGCGCGCCAGGCGTTGGTCGCGTCGGACAAGGAGCGGGCGGAAAACCTGATGATCGTCGATCTGCTGCGCAACGATCTGTCGCGCCTGGCGCGGCCGGGCTCGGTGAGCGTGCCGCGCCTGTTCGAGGTCGAGGCCCTGCCCACCGCCTGGCAGATGACGTCCACCGTGCGCTGCCGCACCCGGGCCGACGTGGGCCTGGCCGACGTGTTCGGCGCCCTGTTTCCCTGCGGCTCGGTGACCGGGGCGCCGAAAGTGGCGGCGATGGCGGCCATCGCCGAAAAGGAGGTGTCGCCCCGCGATGCCTATTGCGGCGCCATCGGCCTGGTGCGTCCCGGCGGCCATGCGGTGTTCAACGTCGGCATCCGTACCGTGAGCCTGGAACGGGACCTGGCCCGCGGTGTGGCCCATTGCGGCATCGGCAGCGGTGTGACCTGGGATTCCGACCCCGCCGCCGAATACGCGGAATGGCTGGTGAAGCGCCGCTTCCTGCTGCGGGCCAGCGCCGGGTTCGAATTGCTGGAGACCCTGCGCCTGGAGGACGGCTGCTACTGGCTCCTGGCGCGCCATCTGGCGCGGCTGGCGGACAGTGCCCGGCATTTCGGCTTTGTCTGCGACGAGGCGCGCGTCCGGCAGGCCCTGGCGGATACGGCGGAGCGTCATGCCGCTGGCGCCTGGCGGGTGCGCCTGCGCCTGGACCGTCGGGGCGCGCCGACGCTGGAGCGCTTTCCGTTGGAGGCGGCACCCGCCGCCGCAGTCGTCGATGTCGCGCTGGCCACCGGCCGCGTCGACAGCACTGACGAATTCCTGTGTCACAAGACCACCGAGCGTGCCTTGTATGCGCCGCACGCGCCGTTGCCGGACCGGTTCGATACGCTAATGTGGAATGAGCGCGGCGAGCTCACCGAGTTCACCCGCGGCAATGTGGTCGTGGAACTGGATGGCCGCCGCCTGACGCCGGCTTTGGCATGCGGCCTCCTGCCCGGCGTGCTGCGGGCGGAACTGCTGGCGCGCGGCGAGATCGCCGAAGCCGTGATCCGGTGCGAGGATCTGCCCCGCGCCACGGGCCTCTGGTTCATCAACAGCGTGCGCGGCATGTTGCCGGCGCGGCTGGTTCAAGCCGCGGAGCAAACGACTGACGGAGATGCGCCATGA
- a CDS encoding plastocyanin/azurin family copper-binding protein, with protein MKRFDRLTLLLATGLALTVASGLLSAAEVEVGIVDSRFDPPSVRVVAGDTVRWLNKEKRNNHSVLFHGENLESERMFPGESWSRRFDAPGTYPYSCGPHPEMHGEVVVVPVAAGSEQVKPAQ; from the coding sequence ATGAAACGATTTGATCGCCTGACTCTTCTTCTGGCAACAGGGCTGGCGCTGACCGTCGCCAGCGGCTTGCTGTCGGCCGCCGAAGTGGAGGTCGGCATCGTCGACTCCCGCTTCGATCCGCCATCGGTACGGGTCGTCGCGGGTGACACGGTGCGCTGGCTCAACAAGGAAAAGCGCAACAACCATTCGGTGCTGTTCCACGGCGAGAACCTGGAGTCGGAACGCATGTTCCCCGGCGAGTCCTGGAGCCGACGCTTCGATGCGCCCGGCACCTATCCCTATAGCTGCGGCCCCCATCCGGAAATGCACGGCGAGGTGGTGGTGGTGCCCGTGGCGGCGGGCTCAGAGCAGGTCAAGCCCGCCCAGTAG
- a CDS encoding chromate transporter, whose protein sequence is MKPDLLFGLALQLAALSLITFGGASAVMPEMHRIVVEQGHLMSAREFNDLFAIAQGAPGPNLLIVTLIGWHVAGLPGALLATFAFCLPSSILAYVVARLWQRFRASPWRARIQNGLLPVTVGLVASTAWLLARTAGHGPAAWALSAGTMVLAYRTRLNPLWLLALGGLLGGLDLL, encoded by the coding sequence GTGAAACCCGACCTCCTGTTCGGCTTGGCGCTGCAACTGGCGGCCCTGTCCCTGATCACCTTCGGCGGCGCCAGCGCGGTGATGCCGGAAATGCACCGCATCGTGGTGGAACAAGGCCACTTGATGAGCGCGCGGGAATTCAACGATCTGTTCGCCATCGCCCAGGGCGCCCCCGGCCCCAACCTGCTGATCGTGACCCTGATCGGCTGGCATGTGGCCGGCCTGCCCGGCGCCCTGCTCGCCACCTTCGCCTTCTGCCTGCCCAGCAGCATCCTCGCCTATGTCGTGGCCCGGCTCTGGCAGCGTTTCCGAGCCAGCCCCTGGCGTGCCCGCATCCAGAACGGTCTGCTGCCGGTGACCGTCGGTCTGGTGGCCTCCACCGCCTGGCTCCTGGCCCGAACCGCCGGACACGGCCCGGCGGCCTGGGCGCTCAGCGCCGGCACCATGGTGCTGGCCTACCGCACCCGGCTCAATCCGCTCTGGCTGTTGGCGCTGGGCGGCCTACTGGGCGGGCTTGACCTGCTCTGA
- a CDS encoding chromate transporter — protein sequence MSLPSGAPAPGLAQLFLAFQAISLRAFGGALPWVRRELVDKRRWLEPAEFANLLALCQFLPGPNIGNLAILVGSRYQGIPGAGAALLGLLAAPMTIVILLGIGYDHYGQLETMGRILNGIAAAAAGLLADMALKMARPLGRRGARMGLLFLVATFLAVGLLRLPLAPVMLALAPLSILALRPQ from the coding sequence ATGAGCCTGCCGTCGGGCGCGCCCGCTCCGGGATTGGCGCAGTTGTTCCTGGCCTTCCAGGCCATCTCGCTGCGCGCCTTCGGCGGCGCCCTGCCCTGGGTGCGACGGGAACTGGTGGACAAGCGCCGCTGGCTGGAGCCGGCGGAATTCGCCAACCTGCTGGCCCTGTGCCAATTCCTTCCCGGCCCCAACATCGGCAATCTCGCCATCCTGGTGGGCAGCCGTTACCAAGGCATTCCCGGCGCCGGCGCCGCCCTGCTGGGCCTGCTGGCGGCGCCGATGACCATCGTGATCCTGCTGGGCATCGGCTACGACCACTACGGCCAGTTGGAAACGATGGGGCGCATCCTCAACGGCATCGCCGCCGCGGCCGCCGGACTGCTCGCCGACATGGCGCTGAAAATGGCGCGCCCGCTCGGACGCCGCGGCGCCCGCATGGGCCTGCTGTTCCTCGTTGCCACCTTCCTCGCCGTGGGCCTGCTGCGCCTGCCGCTGGCGCCGGTGATGCTGGCGCTGGCACCGCTGTCGATCCTGGCGCTGCGGCCCCAGTGA
- a CDS encoding Lon protease family protein, giving the protein MSPPTEPTPPLHLSVPALAPDQLYRRCDPALLDFEATDQLRDDVESLGQARATEAMEMGIAMRRPGYNMFVLGKPGSGRHALVKRLIKSGTQDREAPPDWCYVNNFDTPEKPRLLRLPTGRGARLRRDMQEFASELPTALAAAFDSEDFRSSMEALQEELKQREETALRQLGQRAGDEGLALLRTPHGFIFAPIKGNEALGPEDFAKLPDSERERFGTLIARFGEELQQLMRLFPRWRRETQTRIKQLSRETMSLAVGHLIDDIKAGYADLPDVLAFLDEAMADVMEVGSELKDESKGEAESGTTELSGRITAQRYLVNLVVDQDARTGVPLICEDHPTYPNLVGRVDQIAHLGTLVTNFTMIRAGALHRANGGYLLLDAEKVLEQPYAWEGLKRALKSGQVRIESLGQVFGLAGTQSLEPEPMPLELKVVLFGERMLYYLLREYDPEFQFLFKVAADFDDSVERSPEQTRLYARLVATLARQSGTRPLRREAVARVIEHAARLAEDAERLSTASRHVADLLQEADQQAERAGHERIERADVVAALAAQRRRNDRIPGRILDAMERDILLIDTAGGRVGQVNGLAVGELGEAAFGHPVRISATVRLGEGDVLDIERESELGGAIHSKGVMILSSFLASRFARELPLSLSASIVFEQSYGPVEGDSASLAELCALLSALAGAPIRQSLAMTGSVNQYGQVQAIGGVNEKIEGFFDLCAARGLSGEQGVLIPQANVKHLMLREDVVEACAAGRFHIHAVSEADQAIELLTGIPAGAPDAHGNVPVGSINHAVAAQLLELSALRQEFGAPGRRRRRRRHK; this is encoded by the coding sequence ATGAGCCCTCCGACCGAGCCAACGCCCCCGCTTCATCTGTCCGTCCCCGCCCTGGCCCCGGATCAGCTGTACCGTCGCTGCGACCCGGCCCTGCTCGATTTCGAGGCCACCGACCAATTGCGGGACGATGTCGAATCGCTGGGTCAGGCACGGGCCACCGAAGCCATGGAAATGGGCATCGCCATGCGGCGCCCGGGCTACAACATGTTCGTGCTGGGCAAGCCGGGCAGCGGCCGCCACGCCCTGGTGAAACGCCTGATCAAGAGCGGCACGCAGGATCGCGAGGCGCCGCCGGACTGGTGCTATGTGAACAATTTCGACACTCCGGAAAAGCCCCGCCTGCTGCGCCTGCCCACCGGACGCGGCGCCAGGCTGCGACGGGACATGCAGGAATTCGCCAGCGAGTTGCCCACCGCGCTTGCCGCCGCCTTCGACAGCGAGGATTTCCGCAGCAGCATGGAAGCCTTGCAGGAGGAACTGAAGCAGCGCGAGGAGACCGCCCTGCGCCAGCTCGGCCAGCGGGCGGGAGACGAGGGGCTGGCGCTCCTGCGCACCCCGCATGGCTTCATCTTTGCCCCGATCAAGGGCAACGAGGCCCTCGGGCCCGAGGATTTCGCCAAGCTGCCCGACTCGGAGCGGGAGCGCTTCGGCACCCTGATCGCCCGCTTCGGCGAGGAACTGCAGCAGTTGATGCGGCTGTTCCCGCGCTGGCGGCGGGAAACCCAGACCCGGATCAAACAGCTCTCGCGGGAGACGATGAGCCTGGCGGTGGGCCATCTGATCGACGACATCAAGGCCGGCTACGCCGACCTGCCCGACGTGCTGGCGTTTCTCGACGAAGCCATGGCCGACGTCATGGAAGTGGGCAGCGAACTGAAGGATGAATCGAAGGGCGAGGCCGAGTCCGGCACCACGGAACTGAGCGGACGCATCACGGCCCAGCGCTATCTGGTGAATCTGGTGGTAGACCAGGACGCCAGGACCGGCGTGCCGCTGATCTGCGAGGACCACCCCACCTATCCCAATCTGGTCGGGCGGGTGGACCAGATCGCCCACCTCGGCACCCTGGTCACCAATTTCACCATGATCCGCGCCGGCGCCCTGCACCGGGCCAACGGCGGCTACCTGCTGCTGGACGCGGAAAAGGTGCTGGAGCAGCCCTATGCCTGGGAGGGGCTGAAGCGGGCGCTGAAATCGGGCCAGGTGCGCATCGAATCCCTGGGCCAGGTGTTCGGCCTGGCCGGCACCCAGTCGCTGGAGCCGGAGCCGATGCCCCTGGAACTGAAGGTGGTGCTGTTCGGCGAACGGATGCTCTACTACCTGCTGCGGGAATACGACCCGGAATTCCAGTTCCTGTTCAAGGTGGCGGCCGACTTCGACGACAGCGTCGAGCGCAGTCCCGAGCAGACCCGGCTCTACGCCCGGCTGGTGGCCACTCTGGCGCGCCAGAGCGGGACGCGCCCGCTGCGGCGCGAGGCCGTGGCGCGAGTGATCGAGCATGCCGCGCGCCTGGCCGAGGACGCGGAACGGCTGTCCACCGCCAGCCGCCACGTCGCCGATCTGTTGCAGGAGGCCGACCAGCAGGCGGAACGCGCGGGACACGAACGGATCGAGCGCGCCGACGTGGTGGCGGCGCTGGCGGCGCAGCGGCGCCGCAACGACCGCATTCCCGGACGTATCCTGGATGCGATGGAGCGGGACATCTTGCTGATCGACACCGCCGGCGGCCGGGTGGGCCAGGTCAATGGCCTGGCCGTAGGCGAGCTGGGCGAGGCGGCCTTCGGCCATCCGGTACGCATCAGCGCGACGGTGCGGCTGGGCGAGGGCGACGTGCTGGACATCGAGCGGGAATCGGAACTGGGCGGGGCGATCCACTCCAAGGGCGTGATGATCCTTTCCTCCTTCCTCGCCTCGCGCTTCGCCCGCGAACTGCCGCTGTCGCTCTCGGCCAGCATCGTCTTCGAACAATCCTACGGTCCGGTGGAGGGCGACTCGGCCTCCCTGGCCGAGCTTTGCGCCCTGCTTTCGGCGCTGGCGGGAGCGCCGATCCGCCAGTCGCTGGCAATGACCGGCTCGGTGAATCAATACGGCCAGGTACAGGCGATCGGCGGCGTCAATGAAAAGATCGAAGGCTTCTTCGACCTCTGCGCCGCCCGCGGCCTCAGCGGCGAGCAGGGCGTGCTGATTCCCCAGGCCAACGTCAAGCACCTGATGCTGCGCGAGGACGTGGTCGAGGCCTGCGCCGCCGGGCGCTTCCATATCCATGCGGTGAGCGAGGCGGATCAGGCGATCGAGCTGCTCACCGGCATTCCCGCAGGCGCGCCCGACGCCCACGGCAACGTGCCGGTTGGCAGCATCAACCACGCGGTGGCGGCCCAACTCCTGGAACTGTCGGCATTGCGCCAGGAGTTCGGCGCGCCGGGTCGGCGGCGCCGCCGCCGGCGCCACAAATGA
- a CDS encoding bacteriohemerythrin, with amino-acid sequence MRLIWNEALRTGMEEVDQQHRQLIDIINALDFAWENDQSPEEFDRGVSRLSEYVVFHFGTEEALMLTRGGDSPYVERHLGEHRQFIEHLETFKRLPEESRWQGVASLVDYLKIWLLAHVMGTDKQLVSMEGNDGK; translated from the coding sequence ATGCGTCTGATTTGGAATGAAGCCCTTCGCACGGGTATGGAGGAAGTCGATCAGCAGCATCGGCAACTGATCGACATCATCAACGCGTTGGATTTCGCATGGGAGAACGATCAGTCGCCCGAGGAATTCGATCGGGGGGTTTCCCGGCTATCCGAATATGTCGTGTTTCACTTCGGTACCGAAGAAGCGCTCATGCTCACCCGGGGTGGCGATAGCCCTTATGTGGAGCGCCATCTCGGGGAGCACCGGCAATTCATCGAACACCTGGAAACATTCAAGCGTCTTCCGGAAGAAAGCCGCTGGCAGGGGGTCGCGTCCCTGGTGGATTACCTGAAAATCTGGCTCCTGGCCCATGTGATGGGTACCGACAAGCAGCTTGTCAGTATGGAGGGAAATGACGGGAAGTGA